The following are from one region of the Thalassospira sp. ER-Se-21-Dark genome:
- the tuf gene encoding elongation factor Tu translates to EKFERTKPHVNVGTIGHVDHGKTTLTAAITKVLAEAGGASFQDYSMIDKAPEEKARGITISTAHVEYETENRHYAHVDCPGHADYVKNMITGAAQMDGGILVVSAADGPMPQTREHILLARQVGVPALVVFMNKVDQVDDEELLELVEMEIRELLSSYDFPGDDIPIVKGSALAALEGRDDEIGKNAILELMKAVDDYIPAPERPKDKPFLMPIEDVFSISGRGTVVTGRVETGVVKVGEEIEIVGIKDTVKTTVTGVEMFRKLLDQGEAGDNIGALLRGTKREDVERGQVLAHVGSITPHTKFEAEAYILTKDEGGRHTPFFSNYRPQFYFRTTDVTGSIELPAGTEMVMPGDNVQMTATLIAPIAMDEGLRFAIREGGRTVGAGVVAKIIE, encoded by the coding sequence GAAAAGTTTGAGCGTACAAAACCGCACGTTAACGTTGGCACTATCGGCCACGTTGACCACGGTAAAACCACGCTGACCGCAGCAATCACCAAAGTTCTGGCAGAAGCCGGTGGCGCTTCGTTCCAGGACTACAGCATGATCGACAAGGCACCGGAAGAGAAAGCTCGTGGTATCACGATCTCGACCGCGCACGTTGAGTATGAGACCGAGAACCGTCACTACGCACACGTCGACTGCCCGGGCCACGCTGACTATGTTAAAAACATGATCACTGGTGCGGCACAGATGGACGGCGGTATCCTCGTCGTTTCGGCTGCTGATGGCCCGATGCCGCAGACCCGTGAGCACATCCTGCTCGCACGTCAGGTTGGCGTTCCGGCTCTCGTCGTCTTCATGAACAAAGTTGACCAGGTCGACGACGAAGAGCTTCTCGAGCTCGTCGAAATGGAAATCCGTGAACTTCTGTCGTCCTATGACTTCCCGGGCGACGATATTCCGATCGTCAAGGGCTCTGCTCTTGCTGCTCTGGAAGGTCGCGATGATGAAATCGGCAAGAACGCTATCCTCGAACTGATGAAAGCGGTTGACGACTACATCCCGGCTCCTGAGCGTCCGAAAGACAAGCCGTTCCTGATGCCGATCGAAGACGTGTTCTCGATCTCGGGTCGTGGTACGGTTGTAACCGGTCGTGTTGAAACCGGCGTTGTTAAAGTTGGCGAAGAGATTGAAATCGTCGGCATTAAAGACACCGTTAAAACCACCGTTACCGGCGTTGAAATGTTCCGCAAGCTGCTCGACCAGGGCGAAGCTGGCGACAACATTGGCGCGCTGCTGCGTGGTACCAAACGTGAAGACGTCGAACGTGGCCAGGTTCTGGCACACGTTGGCTCGATCACCCCGCACACCAAATTCGAAGCAGAAGCCTACATCCTGACCAAGGATGAAGGTGGCCGTCACACGCCGTTCTTCTCGAACTACCGTCCGCAGTTCTACTTCCGTACGACTGACGTAACCGGTTCGATCGAGCTGCCGGCTGGCACCGAAATGGTTATGCCGGGCGACAACGTTCAGATGACCGCAACTCTCATTGCACCGATCGCAATGGACGAAGGTCTGCGTTTCGCAATCCGTGAAGGCGGTCGTACCGTCGGTGCGGGTGTTGTTGCGAAAATCATCGAATAA
- the secE gene encoding preprotein translocase subunit SecE has translation MAKTSPAQFVQQVRSEAKKVSWPSRKETTVSTIMVFVMVALASVFFFVVDQLLAWGVKLVFGVGG, from the coding sequence ATGGCTAAAACGTCGCCAGCACAATTCGTACAGCAGGTCCGCTCCGAAGCGAAAAAAGTTTCGTGGCCGTCCCGTAAGGAAACGACTGTTTCGACCATCATGGTTTTCGTGATGGTTGCTCTTGCGTCTGTTTTCTTCTTTGTTGTCGATCAGCTCCTCGCATGGGGTGTTAAGCTGGTCTTTGGTGTTGGGGGTTGA